The Nitrospirota bacterium genomic interval AAAGGTGACGGACAGGAAAACAGGCAAGGCCGTTGAATTTGAACAGGTAAAGGGTGTGATCGAAAGACGCTTAACAGCAGAACGGCAGAAGAGCCTTTTTGACTCTTACATAGAAGGTCTCAAAAAAACAAGCAAGATAACCGTGAAGAAGGAAGCACTTGAGGCCTTAATGCAGGAGCAAAAGACACCAGAACAAAAAGATAAACCACAGGGGCAATCTAAAGGGAAACCTTAAGGCCTTACCCTGTATTCACAGGCAGTATCACCGCTTCCCATACAGGCTGTTCTATCGACATTGGCACGGAGAAGCTCCCTGTACAGGTATATTTCATAAGTGCATGCCTCCTGGTAATTCTGGGCAAGTTTATAAATAGGGCAGTTATGCTGCACAATCCTGAAGCTATCAGGAAGTTTTTCAAGTTCTGTAAAATAACCTTCTTCGTTAAGAAGCCCCACGAGGGTATTGACTCTTTCAGAAAGGGGCATACCCACCAAAAGTGCCTCTTTTGATTTCAACAACCGCCGCATCCTCCACTGGAATAATTTATCAACTTTCTCTCGGCCATCGTGCTTTTCTATGTCATTAAGGAGCCCCTGGGCAAAGTTGAAATATGCCCTGGGAAAAAGGTCGTCAGCCTTTTCTGTAAGCTGATAAAGAAAGCCCGGCCTTCCAATACCATGTTTTTTGGTTATATAACCTACAAAACCGCGTTTTTCAAGTGATATTAAATGTTGTCTTATACCCATGGGGGTTATGTTTATTGCCCTGCTAAGCTCATCAATAGAAAGTGCACCTTTTTTTTTAAGGAGTGATAGGATCTGCCTTCTTGTAGGATTTTCCTCTAATATAACTTCCATAATACAGATTAAAACTAACACATCCTTAAACCTTTGTAAATATTTAAATAAAATACTATTATTTTCTTGACAGTGTGGGAAAATAATAGTATTTTCTATTCGTAGTAAGCGAAAGCCAGCCCTGCTTATTAAAACCTTTATGCCTGGATTTGGGTAAAAGCAACATGATTTTTATTGCAGGCGGAACTGGATTTATAGGAAGTCACCTCTTTAACACCCTTATAGAAAAGGGTTTTAAGATAAAATGCCTTGCGAGGAATGCTGAGCGTGCTCAGCTCTGTAGGGCAAGGGGTGCTGAAGTAGCTATAGGTGATATTACTGATGCAAAGTCACTCAAAGGCGTGCTCAATGGCTGTAATACAGTCATACATCTTGTTGGAATAATAGAGGAAAAAGGCCCCCTCACCTTTCAGTCTGTCCATGTTGATGGTACTCAGAATCTTGTCAATGAAGCAATCAGGGCAGGAGTAAAGCATTTCTTTTATCAGAGCGCCCTCGGTGCGGACATAAATTCCTGGGCCAGGTATCATAAAACCAAGGCTGAGGCAGAAGAGATAGTCAGAGACAGCGGAATTTCCTATACTATTTTCAGGCCATCTCTAATAATTGGCCCTGAGGATGGATTTACACAGAAGATCAGAGAAATAATCAAAAAAAGCCCTGTGATACCAATTCCAGGGGCAGGGACATCTAAATTTCAGCCTATATTTGTTGGAGACTGGGTCAGGTGTTTCTTGAAAATCCTGGATAACCCTGATTCTATTAATAAGACCTACGAGTTTGGCGGGCCAGAGCATCTGACTTACAACGAGATGGTTTTAGAAATTCTTGACTCTATGAAAATTAAAAAATCTCTTGTTCACGTGCCTTCAGTTTTTGCGAAATTCGGCGTATGGATGGCAGAGAAACTTCTCCCATCACCTCCTGCAACAGTAGAACAGCTAAGACTCCTTGAAAAGGACAATATAACTGACATCGGAAGTGTAAGGAAAAACTTCGGTTTTGAGCCAATAAAATTCAAAGAGGCTTTAAAGAACTTCATAACACCTGAGGAAAGGGGATAAGTAAACGAATGGGGCTTGAGCGGGTCTAATAAAGTAAGAAGTAAGAACTGAGAAGTAAGAAGTAGAAAGTGAAAACCTATTTTCTATAATAGAAAGGAGATATATAAAATGAAAGCTCTACTAAAAATTATCTGTCTTTCTCTGCTCCTTACAGGATGCGTTACCCACGTCACACCAGAAGGGACATACATAGAACCCCTTCCAGCCCTTATAATAATAGGGCCGCCTGTTGTTGTAGCTCCCCCGCCTCATATTGTTGTTCAACCTCTTCCACCAGTAGTTGTGGTTCCTGAAAGGCATGTATATTTCTATGGTGCTACCTATTATTACTACTGGGACGGTGTATGGTTTTATAGCGAGAGGGAAAGGGGGCCGTGGCATAGACTTCCGAAGAGGTGTTATCCACCGCGGTACAGGCACTACAGGAGATAGTTATTCAACTATCCTGTTTTTTTCATCAAGCCTTACAATCTTTGGGGTAAAGGCCGCAAGTTCATCTTCGGTGTAGTACTCATAACAGAACACAATAATCTTATCCCCTGTTATGCCTTTTCTTGCTGTTGGGCCGTTAAGGCAGATAACCCCTGAGTTCTTTTCTCCAGGGATAACATAGGTTTCAAACCTCTCACCGTTATTGAGATTGCTGACCATAACCTGCTCATATGGTTTGATGTTAGCAGCATTCAGTATTGCCTCATCAACAGTAAGGCTTCCTTCATAGGCGAGGTTTGAGTCTGTAACTGTAGCCATATGTATCTTTGCCCTGAGCATGCACCTTAACATAACAGCACCCAGTGACAAGTGATACACCTCGGAAGTTCAGAAACTCGGAAGTTCGGAAGTTTGGAAGTCTTTTTTCTCTTCTGCACTTCTGCACTTCTGCACTTCTGCTCTTCTGCTCTATTTATCATTCTATTATCTTCGGCACCCTGTAAAAATCATCTGTTTTATCCGGAGCGTTTTGAAGGGCTTTATCCTTATGGAGCGACGGCCTTAATTCGTCTTCTCTGAAGACATTTTTTACTGGCAGGACATGAGATGTAGGCTCTATTGAGGCGGTATCAAGTTCGTTGAGTTTTCCCATGTATTCAATAATACTGCCGAGCTGTCTTGAAAAAAGTCTTTTTTCCTCATCTGTAAGTTTGAGCCTCGCAAGTATAGCAATATGCTCAATATCGATGTGCTCTTTTACCATTATACCCTCTCAAGATGCGCAAGCTTGAGTGAAAGCCTTTTTACACCAACCGACGAGAAGTTTACCATTACCTTGGGGTCATTTGTCTCTCCGTAAAAATCCCTGATAACGCCAACACCCCATTTTGGGTGTTTAACCCTTGCCCCGACAGCAAAGGGAGAGGATTGCGTAAAATCCTCTGGAGTTTTAACAGCTTTGCTAAGGGATACTGTCCGGGGCCTCCTCTCAAAACAACGACAATACTCCGCAGGTATGTCCATGATAAATCTGGATGGCTCCTGTTCCTGTATAGCCGCATACAGCCTCCTCGTTTTTGACCCTGTAAGTACAAGTATATCCTTTGCCCTTGTCATGCCCACATAAAAAAGCCTGCGTTCCTCCTGAAGCTCCTCAGGATTTTTAATTGCATGAAAATGCGGCAAAAGGCCTTCTTCAAGCCCGCCAATAAAGACCACAGGGAATTCAAGTCCTTTGGCGCTATGTAAAGTCATCAGGGTAACTGAATTGGACCTCTGCTCTTCATCCATGCCAGTAAAAAGGGCTGCAGTGTCCAGGAAGCTGTATAAATCTTTACCCTCTGCAGCGTTTAGAAGTTCCATAAGGTTCTCAGCACGTTCTTCCTCGACCCATTTGAGGTATCCTGTCTTTTCAAAAATCAAATCAAGGAGGTCTCTGACATTAATGTTTTGGTGGGAGATCAGGTCTTCTATGGTTTTAATGAAGTCTATGATTTTCTCTTTTAGGCTTGAAGCACTTCCATTGCCCTTTACAATAAGCTTCATGGCTTCAAAAAGCCCGATGTCCTTCTTTTTCGCCTCCTGCTCCAGTTTAGATAGTGTTACATCTCCAATACCCCTCGGCGGGCAATTTATAATTCTCCTGAGACTTACCGAATCTTGAGGATTGGCAATTACCTTCAGATAGGCTATGGCATCTTTTATTTCCTTTCTCTGGTAAAAACTGACCCCGCCAATTATGTGGTAAGGGATACCTTCAGACCTGAAGGTTTCCTCAAGAATCCTCGACTGGAGATTCACCCTGTAAAGAACGGCAAAATCGCTGAATGGATGTTTTCCTTTTAGATAAAACTCCCTGATGGCCCTCGCAATGTATCGCGCCTCTTCTGCCTCGTTGTCAGTAACGCAGTAATATACCTTTTCTCCATCACCCCTCTCTGTCCAGAGCTTTTTAGGTTTTCTCGACGGATTCTTGGCAATAACACCATCCGCAGCAGAGAGGACGTTCTGAGTTGACCTGTAGTTCTGCTCAAGCTTTACTATCCTGGCATCAGGAAAGTCCTTTTCAAATGAGAGAATATTTCTTACATCTGCACCCCTGAATCTATAGATGCTCTGGTCGTCATCTCCAACCACACACAGATTTTTTCTACCTTCTGCAAGGAGTTTTAAAAGCCTGTATTGGGCAGCATTTGTATCCTGAAATTCATCCACCAAAATGTGGGAAAACTCCTTATGATATTTTCCGAGGACATCCGGGCATGTCTCAAAAAGCCTCACAGTATGCATTATTAAATCATCAAAATCTAAGGCATTATTTCTTTTAAGTTTATCCTGATATTTGACGTATACCCTCGCAAGTTTTTCATCAAAGCCAAAACCATCCCCCTGCGCAATGAACTCGCCAGGGCCAATCAGGGATGCCTTGAGAGAACTAATCTTCGAGGCAATACCTCTGTACAGGGCTTCATGAATTCTAAATTCTTTAAGGATAGAACGTATAAGACTGCAAGAATCATCTTCGTCGTAGATTACAAAATCTCTGGTTAATCCCAACCCGGACCGCTCTATCTCTTTCCGCAGGATCCTGTTCGACAAGGCATGGAAAGTTCCTACCCATAGACCCTTTAAACTCTTACCCAGCAAATGCTCAATCCTGCCTTTCATTTCTTCTGCTGCCTTATTTGTAAAGGTCATTGCAAGAATAGAATACGGAGGAATATTAAGGGCCTTTGTAAAGTAGGCAAATTTATATGTGATAACCCTTGTCTTGCCGCTGCCAGCACCTGCAAAGATAAGGAGGGGTCCCTCAGCATAGAGAAGGGCTTCTCGCTGTTGAGGGTTGAGGTTTTTCAGCATTTCATCCTTATTCATATTACTTCCTGTATTTGGTTATTAACAGTCTTATAATTGTAACGACATATTTGTAAAATCCCTCCTAACCTCCCTTTTCCAAAGGGAGGGATAATACCCCTCTTTGGCAAAGAGGGGCAAGGGGAGATTTTCTAATCCATGTCAATTAAATTATGCGACCCTTAATAAGTTACCCAAAGAGATAAATAAATACTGCCCCTCATTAAACCTGTTTCTGACAGGCTCAAGAAATAGGGGCTACTTATCAAGCCTTTATGTTTGGATTTTGATTTTATTTTAACAATTTTTCATAAAAATTGACATGCTTATTCCACGGTTACGCTTTTAGCGAGATTCCTCGGCTGGTCAACATCGCACTCCCTGAGCACTGCTATATGGTAAGCCAGGAGCTGTAAAGGAATAGCAAACAACACAGGAATAAGGTACTGGTTCACGACCGGGACAAATATTGTACGGGAAGCTAAAGAAGAGACTGTTGTGTCTCCCTCAGTCGCAAAGGCTATTATCTTTCCACCCCTGCTTCTAACCTCTTCTATATTTGAAAGTACTTTCTCGTAAACTTTATCTCTGGGTGCAAGGACGAGCACAGGAAGTGAATCATCTATGAGGGCAATAGGGCCGTGTTTCATCTCCCCTGCCGGATAACCCTCTGCATGAATGTAGGAAATCTCCTTCAGTTTTAGAGCGCCTTCCAGTGCTACAGGATAGTTTATGCCCCTCCCGAGATAAAGAAAATCTTTCACCTTAAAAAACTCCCTGGCTATCTTTGCGACAGAATCATCGAGTGCAAGAGCTTTTTCTGCCTTTTCAGGCAGCTCAAGGAGCTCGGTAAGAAGAGCCTTTGCCATCTCTTTAGTAAACATTCCTTTTGCTTTCGCAACTGCAATTGCAAACAGATAAAGGCCAACGAGTTGGGAGACGAATGCCTTGGTTGAGGCAACTCCTATCTCCGGGCCTGAGTGAGTATAAAAGCAATAATCTGCCTCCCTCGCAGATGTGCTTCCAACTACATTGCATATACTCAGCACCTTTGCACCGAGCCTTTTTGCTTCTCTCTGTGCAGCAATGGTATCAGCCGTCTCTCCAGACTGGGTTATAACAACAACAAGGCTTCTATCAGAAAGTATCGGCTCTCTGTACCTGAACTCAGATGCAATATCAACTTCTGACGGCATTCTCGCTATACCTTCAAGCATGTACCTGCCGATAAGAGCCGCGTGCCACGATGTTCCGCATGCAACAAAAAAGACCCTGTCCAATTTCTGTAAATCCTCTGTCCGCATAGAAAACTCATCCAGATTTACCTCAGCATCTTCTATAGAAAACCTGCCTCTCACCGTGTCTGCCACCGCCCTCGGCTGCTCATAGATTTCTTTTAACATAAAGTGTCTGTATCCACCCTTCTCAGCCATGGCAGGGCTCCACGTTATATTGGTCACTTTTTTCTCAACAGACTCACCACTGATTTTAGAGATAAAAACTCCATCCGGCGTAATCACAGCCAATTCATTGTTATCCAGGATCATCATATTCCTCGTATAACTTAAAAAGGCAGGGATGTCTGAAGAGATAAAAAATTCTGACTCGCCCAGTCCCACAACGAGAGGACAATCTTTCTTCACTGCAATTATTTTGTCTGGCTCTTCTTCTCTTATAATGCCGAGGGCATAAGCACCCTTTACATCTTTAAGGGCCTCCCTGGTTGCTGTCTCAAGGTCAAGACCCTTATCTGTGTAACTACTTATTAAATGACACAAGACTTCTGTATCAGTGTCAGAGGCAAAGATATGGCCCTCAGCCCTGAGTTTATTTTTAAGCTCGAGATAGTTTTCTATGATGCCGTTATGGACAATAACAACCCCACCTGCCCTGTGAGGATGGGCATTCTCCTCTGTCGGCCTTCCGTGGGTTGCCCAGCGGGTATGGCCTATCCCTGCAAAGCCGCGCAGGTCATTGCCAGCAATGGAACCCTCGAGGTCTCTTATCTTGCCGGCGCAGCGTCTTACCTCTATCCTGCCATTTCTGAAAAAGGCAATCCCTGCTGAGTCATAACCCCTGTATTCCAATTTCCTGAGCCCATCGAGGAGGACAGGAATAGCATTCCTTTTACCTATATATCCGACAATGCCGCACATGTTAAACCAGTGACCAGTGACGAGTGACGGGTGACAAGTTAAAATAAAATCTTATACTATTTTTTCTCATTCCTCTTCACCTTTAAACTTTTAACTTTTAACTTCTTTTTGAGTGCCCAGCCTTTTATGTTTTCTTGCTTAGCCCTGCCTATTGCAAGAGCTCCCCGGGGCACGTCCTTTGTAATCGTAGAGCCGGCAGCAACATAAGCCCCCCTGCCTATCTTCACAGGAGCCACAAGCTGGCTATCGCTTCCAACAAAGACATCATCTTCAATCATAGTCAGATGTTTTTTTAGCCCATCATAATTGCATGTTATGGTTCCGGCTCCAATGTTTATATTCTTGCCAAGAATAGCATCCCCTATGTAACTCAGGTGCGATGTTTTTGAACCATTTCCTATCGTGGATTTTTTTATCTCCACAAAATTCCCGACTTTTACATTTTTCCCTATATTGCTGTGTGGTCTGAGGTGGGCAAAGGGCCCAACAGTTGAACCATCCCCTACAGTACTTTCCTCAATCAATGTATTATCTTTTATGATTACACCTCTGCCGATAACCGTGTCTACTATCCTCACGCCTGGATAAACAATGCTTCCCTCGCCTATGGATGTATTGCCTTCAAGATAAACATCTGGATAAATAATACTGTCCTTTCCTATTGAGACTTTATGATGAACAATTGACCTGCCCGGGTCGAGAAAGGTAACTCCCTTTCTCATCCACTCTGATACAATCCTCTTGTTTAAAACCTCTGCCACCTTTGAAAGTTCTTCCCTTGTATTTACCCCACGAAGCTCATCAGGGTCACATCTATACGCACCAATTTGTAAGCCTTTTCTATGGATGATACCAACAATGTCTGTCAAATAATATTCACCAGATGAATTGTTGGCTTCAAGCATATCGAGGTAATCCAGTACCTTCGGCTCCATAGCGTAAACACCACCGTTTAATTCATCAATGGTCTTCTGACTCCCCGCTGCTTCCTTATCCTCTACAATCGATACTACCTGGCCTTTATCGTCCCTTAAAATCCTGCCATACCCTGCAGCCTTCTCATCAACAAATGAAAGAAGGGACAATGCATTCTTTTCTATCCTATGTTTCCCTAAAAAGTTTTTTAATGTCCTGCCTGTTATTAATGGCGCATCGCCATTGAGCACAATAATTGTGCCCTGTTTAAACCTTCTTAAGGCATTCCCCGCAACAGCAAGTGCGTTTCCTGTGCCGAGAGGTTTTTCCTGGGTAACAAAGATTACAGATTTATCATTAATGGATTTTTTTACTTCTCTTTCCCCAAAACCAACCACAACGATTAACTTTTCAGGCTTTAAAGTCTTTACAGCATCAAGACAGTAAAGGAGCATCGGCCTTCCAAGAACTTCATGGAGAACCTTTGGCCTGATGGAGTTCATTCTCTTACCGAGGCCTGCTGCAAGGACAACAGCGCACAGGCTCCGGTCGATCTGTTTCCGACTCATCCTGAGGACTCCTTTAAATAGTCCGGCGTTGCAATGCCGCCTGAGAGGATTATCTTTATGCCTTCCTCTATAGTAAGGTCTGTATTGAAAACCTCATTTTCCTTGAACAGGACTATCTCGCCAAGATACAAATTATTGGTAGGGATATATATTGCCTTGAGACAAGTCTCAGCGTCTTTTGCAGGCCTCAGGCAGCATTCCTTTGTCAGAAAACCAAAGACGTAAGTCCCTGGCCTTGGATATTCAACAATCACAAATTTTTTAAAGGAGCTTTTACTTTCAGGTGAAAAGGCATCCACCAGTTGTTTTATGGCTGCATAGATGCCTTTAAAAACAGGGATATTTAGAAAAATCCTTTCTACAAAGGCCAGAATCTTTTTCCCAAATACATTTGTAGAGACAATACCAACGATAAATATCAGCACTACAGCAGAGATAAAACCAAGGCCCGCTATATGTCTGCCGAGAAGTTCATCGTAAAACTGGCCGAGAAGGCCATCGATGGTCTTAAAAAACCAGCCAATAACCAGGATGGTGATAATTACAGGGACTGAGACAAAGAGGCCTGCAATAAACTTGCGCTTGAAGGTCGCC includes:
- a CDS encoding aspartate 1-decarboxylase; translation: MLRCMLRAKIHMATVTDSNLAYEGSLTVDEAILNAANIKPYEQVMVSNLNNGERFETYVIPGEKNSGVICLNGPTARKGITGDKIIVFCYEYYTEDELAAFTPKIVRLDEKNRIVE
- a CDS encoding transcriptional regulator; amino-acid sequence: MEVILEENPTRRQILSLLKKKGALSIDELSRAINITPMGIRQHLISLEKRGFVGYITKKHGIGRPGFLYQLTEKADDLFPRAYFNFAQGLLNDIEKHDGREKVDKLFQWRMRRLLKSKEALLVGMPLSERVNTLVGLLNEEGYFTELEKLPDSFRIVQHNCPIYKLAQNYQEACTYEIYLYRELLRANVDRTACMGSGDTACEYRVRP
- a CDS encoding UvrD-helicase domain-containing protein produces the protein MNKDEMLKNLNPQQREALLYAEGPLLIFAGAGSGKTRVITYKFAYFTKALNIPPYSILAMTFTNKAAEEMKGRIEHLLGKSLKGLWVGTFHALSNRILRKEIERSGLGLTRDFVIYDEDDSCSLIRSILKEFRIHEALYRGIASKISSLKASLIGPGEFIAQGDGFGFDEKLARVYVKYQDKLKRNNALDFDDLIMHTVRLFETCPDVLGKYHKEFSHILVDEFQDTNAAQYRLLKLLAEGRKNLCVVGDDDQSIYRFRGADVRNILSFEKDFPDARIVKLEQNYRSTQNVLSAADGVIAKNPSRKPKKLWTERGDGEKVYYCVTDNEAEEARYIARAIREFYLKGKHPFSDFAVLYRVNLQSRILEETFRSEGIPYHIIGGVSFYQRKEIKDAIAYLKVIANPQDSVSLRRIINCPPRGIGDVTLSKLEQEAKKKDIGLFEAMKLIVKGNGSASSLKEKIIDFIKTIEDLISHQNINVRDLLDLIFEKTGYLKWVEEERAENLMELLNAAEGKDLYSFLDTAALFTGMDEEQRSNSVTLMTLHSAKGLEFPVVFIGGLEEGLLPHFHAIKNPEELQEERRLFYVGMTRAKDILVLTGSKTRRLYAAIQEQEPSRFIMDIPAEYCRCFERRPRTVSLSKAVKTPEDFTQSSPFAVGARVKHPKWGVGVIRDFYGETNDPKVMVNFSSVGVKRLSLKLAHLERV
- the glmS gene encoding glutamine--fructose-6-phosphate transaminase (isomerizing), which produces MCGIVGYIGKRNAIPVLLDGLRKLEYRGYDSAGIAFFRNGRIEVRRCAGKIRDLEGSIAGNDLRGFAGIGHTRWATHGRPTEENAHPHRAGGVVIVHNGIIENYLELKNKLRAEGHIFASDTDTEVLCHLISSYTDKGLDLETATREALKDVKGAYALGIIREEEPDKIIAVKKDCPLVVGLGESEFFISSDIPAFLSYTRNMMILDNNELAVITPDGVFISKISGESVEKKVTNITWSPAMAEKGGYRHFMLKEIYEQPRAVADTVRGRFSIEDAEVNLDEFSMRTEDLQKLDRVFFVACGTSWHAALIGRYMLEGIARMPSEVDIASEFRYREPILSDRSLVVVITQSGETADTIAAQREAKRLGAKVLSICNVVGSTSAREADYCFYTHSGPEIGVASTKAFVSQLVGLYLFAIAVAKAKGMFTKEMAKALLTELLELPEKAEKALALDDSVAKIAREFFKVKDFLYLGRGINYPVALEGALKLKEISYIHAEGYPAGEMKHGPIALIDDSLPVLVLAPRDKVYEKVLSNIEEVRSRGGKIIAFATEGDTTVSSLASRTIFVPVVNQYLIPVLFAIPLQLLAYHIAVLRECDVDQPRNLAKSVTVE
- a CDS encoding complex I NDUFA9 subunit family protein, which encodes MGKSNMIFIAGGTGFIGSHLFNTLIEKGFKIKCLARNAERAQLCRARGAEVAIGDITDAKSLKGVLNGCNTVIHLVGIIEEKGPLTFQSVHVDGTQNLVNEAIRAGVKHFFYQSALGADINSWARYHKTKAEAEEIVRDSGISYTIFRPSLIIGPEDGFTQKIREIIKKSPVIPIPGAGTSKFQPIFVGDWVRCFLKILDNPDSINKTYEFGGPEHLTYNEMVLEILDSMKIKKSLVHVPSVFAKFGVWMAEKLLPSPPATVEQLRLLEKDNITDIGSVRKNFGFEPIKFKEALKNFITPEERG
- the gatC gene encoding Asp-tRNA(Asn)/Glu-tRNA(Gln) amidotransferase subunit GatC yields the protein MVKEHIDIEHIAILARLKLTDEEKRLFSRQLGSIIEYMGKLNELDTASIEPTSHVLPVKNVFREDELRPSLHKDKALQNAPDKTDDFYRVPKIIE
- a CDS encoding DUF502 domain-containing protein; its protein translation is MVESIRATFKRKFIAGLFVSVPVIITILVIGWFFKTIDGLLGQFYDELLGRHIAGLGFISAVVLIFIVGIVSTNVFGKKILAFVERIFLNIPVFKGIYAAIKQLVDAFSPESKSSFKKFVIVEYPRPGTYVFGFLTKECCLRPAKDAETCLKAIYIPTNNLYLGEIVLFKENEVFNTDLTIEEGIKIILSGGIATPDYLKESSG
- the glmU gene encoding bifunctional UDP-N-acetylglucosamine diphosphorylase/glucosamine-1-phosphate N-acetyltransferase GlmU; this encodes MSRKQIDRSLCAVVLAAGLGKRMNSIRPKVLHEVLGRPMLLYCLDAVKTLKPEKLIVVVGFGEREVKKSINDKSVIFVTQEKPLGTGNALAVAGNALRRFKQGTIIVLNGDAPLITGRTLKNFLGKHRIEKNALSLLSFVDEKAAGYGRILRDDKGQVVSIVEDKEAAGSQKTIDELNGGVYAMEPKVLDYLDMLEANNSSGEYYLTDIVGIIHRKGLQIGAYRCDPDELRGVNTREELSKVAEVLNKRIVSEWMRKGVTFLDPGRSIVHHKVSIGKDSIIYPDVYLEGNTSIGEGSIVYPGVRIVDTVIGRGVIIKDNTLIEESTVGDGSTVGPFAHLRPHSNIGKNVKVGNFVEIKKSTIGNGSKTSHLSYIGDAILGKNINIGAGTITCNYDGLKKHLTMIEDDVFVGSDSQLVAPVKIGRGAYVAAGSTITKDVPRGALAIGRAKQENIKGWALKKKLKVKSLKVKRNEKK